From the genome of Argentina anserina chromosome 4, drPotAnse1.1, whole genome shotgun sequence, one region includes:
- the LOC126791391 gene encoding glutaredoxin-C4 — MASAKTVLSVIAATVLLTSLVWKLTSSSSSADSVAFIKKTVSSNKIAIFSKSYCPYCRRAKAVFKELKQVPYVVELDERVDGRDIQDALSEIIGRRTVPQVFVNGKYIGGSDDTVAAYESGELAKLLGLEGKHKDDL; from the exons ATGGCTTCAGCCAAGACGGTCTTATCAGTTATAGCTGCAACCGTGTTACTCACCTCTCTGGTCTGGAAACTCActtcctcatcttcctccGCCGACTCCGTCGCTTTCATCAAAAAGACCGTCTCCTCCAACAAGATCGCCATCTTCTCCAAGTCTTATTGCCC ATACTGTCGAAGGGCGAAGGCTGTTTTCAAAGAGTTGAAACAGGTGCCGTATGTGGTTGAGCTTGACGAGAGAG TTGATGGTCGGGACATCCAAGATGCTTTGAGCGAGATTATTGGAAGGCGTACTGTACCGCAGGTGTTTGTAAATGGAAAGTACATTGGGGGATCTGATG ATACTGTTGCAGCATATGAAAGTGGAGAACTGGCCAAGCTTCTAGGCCTGGAGGGCAAGCATAAGGATGACCTGTAG